A single genomic interval of Pirellulales bacterium harbors:
- the miaB gene encoding tRNA (N6-isopentenyl adenosine(37)-C2)-methylthiotransferase MiaB codes for MTKKLYIETVGCQMNVLDSELVVAALRKDGYELVDHPSRADAILFNTCSVRQHAEDKIYSALGRLRNAKQQHPERIIGVLGCMAQKDQRLIFERAPFVDLVVGPGQLHQIPRLLAEISAGSGPRIEVSLDRKTGNRDEIERSFESYDPDRDPAMRPSPYQAFVRIQIGCDKFCTYCIVPTVRGPEQGRDPRHILAEAQKLADEGCREITLLGQTVNSYRHTDGGRTTRLAELLYQLHDIPGLARLKFVTNYPKDMTDDLLAAVRDLPKCSPYLHVPAQSGSNSVLRRMKRGYTVEEYREMLARVRATVPGSAVTSDFIVGFCGETEADFEQTVELVRESRFKNSFVFKYSPRPGTKGADLYADDVPEDVKRRRNNDLLALQDRISEEDNSALIGREVEVLVEGPSKLSRKQARLAADRSTGSAAAEGLQTISESGLAPAPLQLTGRTRCDRIVVFDGNPRQIGQLLKVAVYDADAFTLFAAVVTHHLGPEVYQLA; via the coding sequence ATGACCAAAAAACTCTATATCGAAACCGTCGGCTGCCAGATGAACGTGCTCGATAGCGAACTCGTCGTGGCGGCGCTGCGCAAAGACGGTTACGAATTGGTCGATCATCCCTCAAGGGCCGACGCCATCCTGTTCAACACGTGCAGCGTCCGCCAACACGCGGAAGATAAAATCTATAGCGCGCTCGGCCGGCTGCGTAATGCCAAGCAGCAGCATCCCGAGCGAATCATCGGCGTGCTTGGATGCATGGCCCAGAAAGATCAACGATTGATCTTCGAGCGGGCTCCGTTTGTCGATCTCGTGGTTGGGCCCGGGCAACTGCACCAGATTCCGCGATTGCTGGCCGAGATCTCCGCCGGCAGCGGGCCGCGAATAGAAGTCAGCCTCGACCGCAAGACCGGCAATCGCGACGAAATCGAGCGCAGCTTCGAAAGTTACGATCCCGATCGCGATCCGGCGATGCGCCCGTCGCCGTATCAGGCGTTTGTCCGCATCCAGATCGGTTGCGATAAATTTTGCACCTACTGCATCGTTCCCACGGTTCGCGGACCGGAACAGGGGCGCGATCCGCGGCACATCTTGGCCGAGGCCCAAAAATTGGCCGACGAAGGTTGCCGCGAAATCACCCTGCTTGGGCAAACCGTAAACAGCTACCGCCACACCGACGGCGGCCGCACCACGCGACTGGCCGAATTGCTCTACCAACTGCACGACATTCCGGGTCTCGCTCGGTTGAAATTCGTCACGAATTATCCGAAGGACATGACCGACGATCTGCTGGCCGCGGTGCGCGATTTGCCGAAGTGCTCGCCCTATTTGCACGTGCCGGCGCAGAGCGGCTCGAACAGCGTGCTGCGGCGAATGAAGCGTGGCTACACGGTCGAAGAATATCGCGAAATGCTCGCTCGCGTTCGGGCGACCGTGCCAGGCTCGGCGGTCACCAGCGATTTTATCGTCGGCTTCTGCGGCGAAACGGAGGCCGATTTCGAGCAAACGGTCGAATTGGTCCGTGAGTCGCGATTCAAGAACAGCTTCGTATTCAAATACAGCCCGCGCCCCGGCACGAAAGGGGCCGACTTATATGCCGATGATGTTCCGGAAGACGTGAAGCGCCGGCGGAACAACGATCTCCTCGCCCTCCAAGACCGGATCAGCGAAGAAGACAATTCCGCGCTGATCGGCCGCGAAGTGGAAGTCTTGGTCGAAGGGCCCAGCAAGCTGAGCCGAAAACAGGCCCGGCTGGCGGCAGATCGCTCGACCGGGAGCGCGGCGGCAGAAGGACTGCAAACGATTTCGGAAAGCGGGCTGGCGCCGGCTCCGTTGCAATTGACCGGCCGCACCCGCTGCGACCGGATCGTCGTGTTCGACGGCAATCCCCGGC